A window of Haliscomenobacter hydrossis DSM 1100 contains these coding sequences:
- a CDS encoding inositol oxygenase family protein, with the protein MNQDFDNNAPLGSLDEWEDDVLLRYPEPHTPAKAKEEFRNYDDPKRDTVKEFYRLNHTHQTYDFVMQKEANYLKFDKKEMPAWDAFNFLNTLVDDSDPDTDLDQLQHLLQTSEAIRADGHPDWFVLTGLLHDMGKVLCLFGEPQWAVVGDTFPVGCKHSDKIVYPEFFELNPDSQDERYNTTYGVYEPNCGLRNVHMSWGHDEYLYQMVKDHLPDSALYMIRYHSFYAQHREHAYEHLMDDYDREMFEYVKLFNPYDLYSKAPVPPNVKELKPYYEDLIAKYLPATLKF; encoded by the coding sequence ATGAACCAGGACTTCGATAACAACGCGCCATTGGGCAGCCTCGACGAGTGGGAAGACGATGTTCTACTCCGTTATCCGGAACCCCATACTCCGGCTAAAGCCAAGGAGGAATTTCGGAATTACGACGATCCAAAGCGGGATACAGTGAAGGAATTCTACCGTTTGAACCATACCCACCAGACCTATGATTTTGTCATGCAAAAAGAGGCCAATTACCTCAAATTTGACAAAAAGGAAATGCCTGCTTGGGACGCCTTCAATTTTTTAAATACCCTCGTTGACGACTCTGATCCGGATACCGATCTCGATCAGCTTCAACACTTGTTACAAACCTCCGAAGCCATCCGCGCCGATGGTCACCCGGACTGGTTTGTGCTCACGGGCTTGTTGCACGATATGGGCAAGGTCTTGTGTTTGTTTGGCGAGCCCCAATGGGCAGTGGTCGGTGATACCTTCCCCGTAGGCTGCAAGCATTCGGACAAGATTGTTTATCCCGAGTTTTTCGAACTCAACCCGGATAGCCAGGATGAACGGTACAACACCACTTATGGCGTCTACGAACCCAATTGTGGGCTGCGCAACGTACACATGTCCTGGGGACACGATGAATATTTGTACCAAATGGTCAAAGATCATCTGCCTGATTCTGCATTGTACATGATCCGTTACCACTCCTTCTACGCTCAGCACCGCGAGCATGCATATGAGCACCTGATGGACGATTACGATCGTGAGATGTTCGAATACGTCAAGCTGTTCAATCCTTACGACTTGTACTCCAAAGCTCCGGTTCCACCGAATGTGAAAGAATTGAAGCCTTATTACGAGGATTTGATCGCGAAGTATTTGCCAGCGACGCTGAAGTTTTGA
- a CDS encoding sodium:solute symporter family transporter, with amino-acid sequence MTNQLHYLDYLVFLVYLVSVSLYGYWIYHRKKANETDTKDFFLAEGSLTWWAIGASLIASNISAEHFIGMSGSGFAMGLAISSYEWMSAATLIIVAVFFIPIYLKNKIYTMPQFLSQRYNDTVATIMAVFWLLLYVFVNLTSILYLGALAVESISGVPFLYCMLGLAIFAIFITLGGMKVIGYTDIVQVVVLVMGGLVVTYLALNMVSDHFGGSGVIDGLSFLRSNADDHFHMIFAEGHKYYYELPGMAVLFGGMWINNLNYWGCNQYIVQRALGADLATARAGILFAAFLKLLIPLICVIPGIAVYVLHQNGYFQQELLGPAGEIKPDRAYPTLMNLLPMGLKGLAFAALTAAIVASLAGKCNSIATIFSLDIYKKFLRPEASEKQTVWIGRLAVWGAFAIALCITPQLRQLEQAYQFIQEYSNYLTPGAFALFFLGMFWKRTTSTAAIIAAAISIPVAVAFKLIPSTPMPFLHRTGWAFLILVAVMVVVSFLDKKSVHNPKGLDLDPKMFKVTGTFAVLSILICGILAALYTVFW; translated from the coding sequence ATGACGAACCAACTACATTACCTGGATTACTTGGTTTTCCTGGTGTATCTGGTCTCGGTATCCCTGTACGGGTACTGGATTTACCACCGCAAAAAAGCCAACGAAACCGACACCAAAGATTTTTTTCTGGCCGAAGGTTCCCTCACCTGGTGGGCCATTGGTGCCTCTTTGATTGCATCGAACATCTCGGCAGAGCACTTCATCGGCATGTCGGGCTCTGGTTTTGCCATGGGCCTGGCCATTTCCTCCTACGAATGGATGTCGGCAGCAACCCTGATCATTGTGGCCGTATTTTTTATTCCGATTTATTTAAAGAATAAAATTTACACCATGCCGCAGTTTTTATCCCAGCGCTACAACGACACCGTGGCCACGATCATGGCGGTATTTTGGCTGCTGCTTTACGTGTTTGTCAACCTCACCTCCATCCTTTATCTGGGTGCTCTGGCGGTAGAAAGTATTTCGGGGGTACCGTTTTTATACTGCATGCTCGGGCTAGCTATTTTTGCCATCTTCATCACACTGGGGGGTATGAAAGTGATTGGCTACACCGATATCGTCCAGGTAGTCGTCCTGGTGATGGGGGGTTTAGTGGTCACTTATTTGGCCCTGAACATGGTTTCTGATCATTTTGGCGGTTCCGGAGTAATCGATGGACTCAGTTTTCTGCGCAGCAATGCCGACGACCACTTTCACATGATTTTTGCTGAAGGCCACAAATACTATTACGAACTTCCGGGCATGGCGGTTTTATTTGGCGGCATGTGGATCAACAACCTCAACTATTGGGGCTGTAACCAGTACATTGTTCAACGGGCCTTAGGGGCCGATTTGGCTACGGCGCGCGCGGGGATTTTATTTGCGGCTTTTTTAAAATTGCTGATTCCCCTGATTTGTGTCATTCCAGGCATCGCGGTGTATGTGCTGCACCAAAATGGGTATTTCCAACAAGAGTTGCTGGGTCCTGCCGGTGAAATCAAACCCGACCGGGCCTACCCTACCCTGATGAATTTGTTGCCGATGGGTTTGAAAGGGCTGGCTTTTGCGGCGCTCACCGCGGCCATCGTCGCTTCTCTGGCCGGGAAATGCAACAGTATCGCGACCATTTTTAGTTTGGATATTTACAAAAAATTCCTGCGCCCAGAGGCCAGCGAAAAACAAACCGTGTGGATTGGCCGATTGGCCGTATGGGGGGCTTTCGCGATTGCTTTATGCATCACGCCCCAATTGCGGCAATTGGAGCAAGCCTACCAATTCATTCAGGAATATTCCAATTACCTGACTCCGGGCGCCTTTGCGCTGTTTTTCCTGGGCATGTTTTGGAAACGTACAACTTCCACTGCGGCGATTATTGCTGCAGCCATATCGATCCCCGTGGCGGTTGCGTTTAAATTGATCCCCAGCACCCCCATGCCGTTTTTGCACCGCACGGGTTGGGCTTTTTTGATTCTGGTTGCCGTTATGGTGGTGGTTTCCTTTTTGGATAAAAAAAGTGTCCACAACCCCAAAGGATTGGACTTGGATCCCAAAATGTTCAAGGTCACGGGTACTTTTGCAGTGCTTTCGATCCTGATTTGCGGCATTTTAGCCGCACTTTATACGGTCTTTTGGTAA
- a CDS encoding tectonin domain-containing protein: protein MKKQFIWALCCLWSITAYSQAATLDDYFYIKSECGKYLTVQSSSGNAGSPIVLSEFNNTLAQQWKFVLAEGTDNIFYITSATTGNRVLDVIWGKDADGTRVQLWNKMDAKAQKWYLNNEHGAGVEGKYTIQTLVNVPGDIRNFKNLDKGGGPCDNGTPIMIWTKNTTSAQKWYLVKVVPKGGENINNPQDSRKRIGDWVLYPGAANDLAAGGPQNDLYVTGWIGRPIEVGGNTSDGLIYKWDNNIKNWKEIGGTATRIAVDKRGLPWVVNVAGGIFQRNPQNTNWIQMPGRARDIGAGANGEVWIIGTNPLSGGYGIFRWRPLRMPVGSGVDPNGWEAVDGAAVRITVDASGNPWVVNSAGSIFRRQNNQWIALPGSAKDIAAGANGEIYVVGTSMTNNSNIYYWNANANQWEVVGGVARNIAVGTTAVKPFVTNDVGQIWAKYLEP from the coding sequence ATGAAAAAGCAATTCATTTGGGCCTTGTGCTGCTTATGGAGCATCACAGCCTATAGCCAAGCCGCAACTCTGGATGATTATTTCTACATCAAATCGGAATGTGGAAAATACCTCACGGTTCAGAGCAGTAGTGGTAACGCAGGATCACCCATTGTGTTGAGCGAATTCAACAACACATTGGCCCAGCAATGGAAATTTGTGTTGGCCGAGGGGACTGACAATATTTTCTACATCACTTCAGCAACAACGGGCAATCGTGTATTGGATGTCATTTGGGGAAAAGATGCCGATGGCACCCGCGTACAGTTGTGGAACAAAATGGACGCCAAGGCTCAAAAATGGTACCTGAACAACGAACATGGCGCAGGAGTAGAAGGTAAATACACCATCCAAACTTTGGTCAATGTACCCGGAGATATCCGTAATTTTAAAAACCTTGACAAAGGTGGTGGCCCTTGCGACAATGGTACTCCCATTATGATCTGGACAAAGAACACGACTTCAGCCCAGAAATGGTATCTTGTAAAAGTAGTACCAAAAGGAGGAGAGAATATCAATAACCCCCAAGATTCCCGTAAAAGAATTGGAGATTGGGTTCTGTATCCGGGTGCTGCCAACGACCTTGCCGCTGGCGGTCCTCAGAATGATTTATATGTTACAGGTTGGATTGGCCGCCCCATTGAAGTAGGTGGCAATACAAGCGACGGTCTTATCTACAAATGGGACAACAACATCAAGAACTGGAAAGAAATCGGTGGAACTGCCACCCGGATTGCCGTAGACAAAAGGGGCTTGCCCTGGGTGGTCAATGTGGCTGGTGGTATCTTTCAACGAAATCCACAAAATACCAACTGGATACAAATGCCTGGTCGTGCCCGTGATATTGGTGCTGGAGCAAACGGTGAGGTATGGATCATTGGTACAAATCCCTTGAGTGGAGGCTATGGCATCTTTCGGTGGAGGCCCTTGCGAATGCCAGTCGGGAGTGGCGTTGATCCCAATGGATGGGAAGCTGTGGATGGTGCTGCCGTGCGCATTACCGTAGATGCAAGCGGAAACCCCTGGGTAGTCAATTCTGCGGGAAGCATATTCAGAAGACAAAACAACCAATGGATTGCCTTACCTGGCTCGGCCAAAGACATTGCCGCCGGTGCAAATGGGGAAATTTATGTAGTGGGCACAAGTATGACCAACAACTCAAATATTTACTACTGGAATGCTAATGCCAACCAATGGGAAGTTGTGGGAGGAGTTGCACGCAATATTGCTGTTGGTACTACCGCTGTAAAACCATTTGTCACCAATGATGTAGGACAAATATGGGCCAAATACCTAGAACCTTGA
- a CDS encoding lysyl endopeptidase: MQGKVLAVWFSALALMLTTALTAQERLNNATVSTRWATITSEKLPRFSLKRTLQEDRLKPGNRFAAPLSVDLGLDNAGTWESTSEGNKVWRMKVQSKDAFGLMLLFDAFFIPPGAVLNVYHADGQLMDTYNGLDNQSHGKFLVGLVRGETAQLEYIEPGESIGQGRLHLFRVDHAYHRENLRAANFAVSGKLSTEIELGFGASEPCNVNIACADSAEFAKEKRAICRIVVVVKEGTGVCTGNLMNNTKQDGRPLLLTAFHCQDGFNPLYELWRFDFNYESKTCNNPGKEPQWQTILGAKLLAGRQMSDFLLLELSNNIPQSFKAYFLGWDRQSAAPTQAAFIHHPQGDIKKISLDTDPLIVNPNAITWNNEVITPANFHLRMGIDKGSFKVGSSGSALLNEKKRVVGQLHGGLDTCVNPIGYFGRLNVSWDGAELAEGRLKDWLDSADSQADTLDGIENPVKGGGTISGSIKTEKGTGIANVRVQLLGTNGATITTLTDDLGNFSIDNVPLSETYEIGAGKADVYENGLSTLDMIRVQKHILNLEALATPFQMIAADVNNSGTISTLDLIQMRKVILNLETKFSSPVWMFVPAEKNFQDPKDPFKGLASGIYTIPGLTNKVMNFNFTGIKFGDINGSVDYTY; this comes from the coding sequence ATGCAAGGCAAGGTTTTGGCAGTATGGTTTAGCGCGTTGGCTTTGATGCTGACGACCGCACTAACCGCTCAAGAGCGGTTGAACAATGCCACTGTGTCCACACGTTGGGCAACAATAACTTCGGAAAAACTACCACGTTTCTCACTCAAAAGAACCTTACAGGAGGATCGGCTGAAACCCGGCAACCGTTTTGCGGCACCTTTGTCGGTTGACTTGGGGCTGGATAATGCTGGTACTTGGGAAAGCACCAGTGAAGGCAACAAAGTCTGGAGAATGAAAGTACAGTCAAAAGACGCTTTTGGATTGATGTTGCTGTTTGATGCCTTTTTTATCCCGCCTGGAGCTGTGCTCAATGTGTATCATGCTGACGGTCAATTGATGGACACGTACAATGGTTTGGACAACCAAAGCCATGGCAAATTCCTCGTGGGCCTGGTACGTGGCGAAACTGCACAATTGGAATACATCGAACCAGGAGAAAGCATTGGCCAAGGGCGTTTGCATTTGTTCAGAGTGGACCACGCCTACCACCGCGAAAATTTGCGGGCAGCTAATTTTGCAGTTTCTGGAAAATTGAGCACTGAGATCGAGCTTGGATTTGGCGCTTCAGAACCCTGTAATGTCAATATAGCCTGTGCCGATAGTGCTGAATTTGCAAAAGAAAAACGGGCAATTTGTCGGATTGTGGTGGTGGTCAAGGAGGGAACCGGGGTTTGTACCGGCAACCTCATGAACAATACCAAACAGGATGGACGTCCTTTGCTGCTCACCGCTTTCCATTGCCAGGATGGCTTCAATCCGCTGTACGAGTTGTGGCGTTTTGACTTCAATTATGAAAGCAAAACCTGCAACAACCCCGGTAAGGAACCGCAATGGCAGACCATTTTAGGTGCCAAACTACTCGCTGGTCGCCAAATGAGCGACTTTTTGCTGTTGGAACTTTCGAATAATATTCCTCAATCTTTTAAGGCTTATTTTTTGGGCTGGGATCGTCAAAGCGCTGCCCCCACCCAGGCAGCCTTCATCCATCACCCCCAAGGAGACATCAAAAAAATATCGCTGGATACTGACCCCCTAATCGTGAACCCCAATGCCATTACCTGGAACAATGAGGTCATTACGCCAGCCAATTTTCACCTGCGCATGGGCATCGATAAGGGTAGTTTTAAGGTAGGTTCTTCGGGGAGCGCGCTGCTCAATGAAAAGAAAAGAGTGGTGGGTCAACTGCACGGTGGCTTGGATACCTGTGTCAATCCCATTGGCTACTTTGGCCGCCTGAATGTATCCTGGGACGGGGCTGAATTGGCTGAAGGCCGCTTAAAAGATTGGCTGGATTCGGCTGATAGCCAGGCTGACACCCTTGATGGAATCGAAAACCCGGTAAAAGGGGGAGGTACCATCAGCGGCAGCATCAAAACTGAAAAAGGCACGGGTATAGCCAATGTACGGGTACAGCTGTTGGGTACGAATGGGGCCACCATCACTACGCTAACCGATGATCTGGGTAATTTTTCCATCGACAATGTACCTTTGTCTGAAACTTATGAAATTGGTGCAGGCAAAGCCGATGTTTATGAGAATGGACTTTCTACGCTGGACATGATTCGGGTGCAAAAACACATCTTGAACCTGGAAGCATTGGCTACGCCTTTCCAAATGATTGCGGCGGATGTCAATAATTCGGGCACGATTAGCACCCTGGATTTGATTCAAATGCGCAAGGTGATCCTCAACCTTGAAACCAAATTCAGTTCGCCCGTTTGGATGTTTGTTCCCGCTGAAAAGAATTTTCAAGATCCGAAGGATCCCTTTAAAGGACTGGCTTCGGGGATTTACACGATACCTGGCCTGACCAACAAGGTGATGAACTTTAACTTCACCGGAATTAAGTTTGGCGACATCAATGGCAGTGTGGATTATACGTATTGA
- a CDS encoding choice-of-anchor B family protein gives MKHPLNTFTIRYFLLIGFIFWLKPCGFTQSQQPNFNLELLANVNEYPQNLYSAIWGHVDSQGREYAILGTRIGTAIYSLVDPAKPKKVAFIGGTRSIWREMKSWKDYVYVTIDNAPDGLLIINMKEAPEKITWNYLKPQAPVDPLNPGLIEKCHTIWIDENGIMYLSGCNVNRGAVVMYDLKPNPESPRYLGALKTGYSHDNYARGDTVWSSNIYDGNVTIVDVADKKNPIILNSITTTSRFTHNSWPSDDGKYLFTTDERSNASIDAYSVSDLNNVELLDVFTAPATRGSGVVPHNTHYYKGFLPTAYYTDGVKIIDASRPTNLVEVGSYDTFLVPDSGFNGVWGIYPYFPSGLLIASDIQSGLWVFRPTYQKACFLEGIITDANNNNPVGDVEIEILASQINQESSKASGNYATGLAQSGVYRVAFYKEGYQPDTLSATLENGKVTVLNVKLRPDSLTTGLKDVVVLPLTLKASPNPFTQSLRLEYKWQGQAQAGELRVYDLLGRLMERHTLTSGDGNIQLGLELPRGQYWVQVISVTGSSRAAPIVKN, from the coding sequence ATGAAGCACCCGCTCAACACATTTACCATCCGGTATTTCCTTTTAATTGGGTTTATTTTTTGGTTGAAACCATGCGGATTTACCCAATCCCAACAGCCCAACTTCAATCTGGAGTTATTGGCCAACGTCAATGAGTACCCCCAAAACTTATACAGCGCCATATGGGGACATGTGGATAGCCAGGGCCGCGAATACGCCATTTTGGGAACTCGGATTGGTACAGCCATCTACTCATTGGTTGACCCAGCGAAGCCCAAAAAAGTAGCCTTTATTGGCGGTACTCGAAGCATCTGGCGGGAAATGAAATCATGGAAAGACTATGTTTATGTCACCATCGACAATGCTCCCGACGGCCTGTTGATCATCAACATGAAAGAGGCACCCGAAAAAATAACCTGGAACTACCTCAAACCCCAGGCGCCGGTTGACCCGCTCAATCCCGGTTTGATTGAAAAATGCCATACCATTTGGATCGACGAAAACGGCATCATGTACCTTTCGGGCTGTAATGTCAATCGAGGTGCGGTGGTGATGTACGACCTCAAGCCCAACCCGGAATCTCCACGTTATCTTGGCGCGCTAAAAACGGGTTATTCTCACGACAACTACGCCAGGGGAGATACCGTTTGGAGTTCAAACATCTATGATGGTAATGTAACCATCGTAGATGTTGCTGATAAAAAAAATCCCATCATCCTCAACTCCATTACCACTACCTCGCGTTTTACCCACAATAGCTGGCCTTCGGATGATGGAAAATACCTATTCACCACTGATGAACGCTCCAATGCCAGTATTGACGCCTATTCGGTGAGTGACCTGAACAACGTTGAATTGCTGGATGTTTTTACCGCTCCGGCTACCCGTGGTAGTGGTGTCGTTCCACACAACACCCACTATTACAAGGGTTTTTTGCCTACGGCTTATTACACTGATGGGGTAAAAATTATCGATGCTAGTCGACCCACAAACCTGGTTGAAGTGGGGAGTTACGATACCTTTCTTGTACCCGATAGTGGTTTCAACGGGGTTTGGGGGATTTACCCTTATTTTCCCAGTGGCTTGCTCATTGCTTCTGATATTCAGTCTGGACTATGGGTTTTTCGGCCTACTTATCAAAAGGCCTGTTTTTTAGAGGGAATCATTACTGACGCCAACAACAATAACCCAGTTGGTGATGTGGAAATCGAGATATTAGCTTCACAGATCAACCAGGAATCCTCCAAAGCTTCAGGTAATTATGCCACGGGGTTGGCTCAAAGTGGCGTTTACCGCGTCGCATTTTACAAGGAAGGCTATCAGCCCGATACCTTATCCGCCACATTGGAAAATGGCAAAGTCACCGTTTTAAATGTCAAATTGCGTCCAGACAGCCTTACCACGGGGTTGAAGGATGTGGTTGTGCTTCCACTTACCCTTAAGGCCAGTCCAAACCCTTTTACTCAAAGCTTGCGTTTGGAATATAAGTGGCAGGGACAAGCCCAAGCGGGAGAGCTCCGGGTTTATGATCTTTTGGGACGTTTGATGGAACGCCATACCTTGACATCAGGAGATGGCAATATCCAGTTGGGCCTTGAGTTGCCCCGTGGGCAATATTGGGTACAAGTCATCTCCGTAACCGGTAGTAGCAGAGCCGCTCCGATTGTAAAAAATTGA
- a CDS encoding choice-of-anchor B family protein has product MKNKSLLNSALGAISLYLIVYFIGINLMRAQSQQPNFNIELLANVDEYTRGRYSSIYGYIDTTGKEYAIIGTDKGVAIYSLEDPRKPKAITLIQASSTWIEMKTWKNYIYATLGSGNEGILIINMQHAPDRITWNYVKLPVEIDSVPDVIVRCFTSWIDKKGVLYLCGCNVNNGAVVMYDLNPDPESPRYLGAIRSGYTNDVFTRGDTLWNSDIFEGKVSIIDVKNKTAPILLNTIPTSSKYAHSCWLSDDGKYLFTCDEVPNANIDAYKVSNLNKIERLDFFTPAATRGTGVIPHHLHYDKGFLKTAFFTDGVKIIDASHPTNLVEVGSYDTYLEEYSGINGVSSIFPYFPSGILIASDMQTGLWVLKPTHQKACFLEGLITDANDNKPIGEVKVQILAPQINSEFSKTSGNYATGLAQSGVYQVVFYKEGYFPDTSSVTLENGKVTLLDVKLRPDGFITGLKDVVELPVALKASPNPFTQTLRLEYSWRKKAQTAELRVYDLFGRIVERHTMKAGDGNIQVGLELPRGQYWVQVVSAKGNSKALSIVKQH; this is encoded by the coding sequence ATGAAAAACAAATCGCTGCTCAATTCCGCCCTAGGTGCAATTTCGCTATACCTGATTGTTTACTTTATCGGCATTAATTTGATGAGGGCTCAAAGTCAACAACCCAATTTTAATATTGAACTACTGGCGAATGTTGATGAATACACCAGAGGGCGATATAGTTCCATCTATGGATACATAGATACTACCGGAAAAGAGTACGCAATTATCGGTACCGACAAAGGGGTTGCCATTTATTCACTGGAGGATCCTCGCAAACCCAAAGCAATCACCCTGATACAAGCATCAAGTACATGGATAGAAATGAAAACATGGAAGAACTATATCTATGCTACGCTTGGAAGTGGTAATGAAGGCATACTCATCATCAACATGCAACACGCCCCAGACCGGATTACCTGGAATTACGTCAAACTACCAGTGGAAATTGACTCCGTTCCTGATGTTATTGTTCGTTGCTTTACCTCATGGATCGACAAAAAAGGAGTTTTATACTTGTGTGGGTGCAACGTAAACAATGGGGCAGTGGTGATGTACGACCTTAATCCCGATCCTGAATCACCCCGCTATTTGGGTGCTATACGTTCAGGGTACACCAACGATGTTTTCACACGTGGCGATACCCTATGGAACTCAGACATATTTGAAGGTAAGGTGAGTATTATTGATGTTAAAAACAAGACTGCCCCAATTTTGCTCAATACGATTCCAACTTCCTCAAAATATGCACACAGCTGTTGGCTTTCCGATGATGGAAAATATTTGTTTACTTGCGATGAAGTTCCCAATGCCAATATTGACGCTTACAAGGTAAGCAACCTGAACAAGATCGAGCGCTTAGATTTTTTCACCCCTGCTGCAACTCGTGGAACTGGCGTAATCCCTCATCACCTCCACTACGACAAAGGTTTTTTAAAGACCGCTTTTTTTACGGATGGAGTAAAAATCATCGACGCCAGCCACCCCACTAATTTGGTCGAAGTAGGTAGTTACGATACCTACCTTGAGGAGTACAGTGGCATCAATGGTGTTAGCTCAATTTTTCCATATTTTCCAAGTGGAATCCTCATCGCTTCTGATATGCAAACCGGACTCTGGGTGTTAAAACCGACGCATCAAAAGGCCTGCTTTTTGGAAGGATTGATTACCGATGCGAATGATAACAAACCAATTGGCGAGGTAAAAGTCCAGATATTAGCTCCACAAATCAATTCAGAGTTTTCCAAAACATCAGGAAATTACGCTACAGGCTTGGCCCAAAGTGGTGTTTACCAGGTCGTATTTTACAAGGAGGGTTATTTCCCGGATACCTCGTCAGTGACCCTGGAAAATGGAAAAGTTACCCTGTTGGATGTCAAGTTGCGCCCCGATGGTTTTATTACCGGATTAAAGGATGTTGTTGAACTTCCAGTTGCCCTGAAAGCCAGTCCGAACCCCTTTACTCAAACCTTGCGTTTGGAATACAGTTGGCGGAAGAAAGCTCAAACGGCTGAGTTACGGGTTTACGATCTTTTTGGACGTATCGTAGAGCGCCACACCATGAAAGCAGGAGATGGCAATATCCAGGTAGGTCTTGAGTTGCCCCGTGGGCAATATTGGGTACAGGTCGTGAGCGCCAAAGGAAATAGCAAAGCCTTGAGTATAGTGAAGCAACATTGA
- a CDS encoding thiol protease/hemagglutinin PrtT, whose protein sequence is MKKQLFVLSISILLCALHLGAQSVSPETAKTVALHFFNARSAQATPDMKLLDQNSAEASYFIFEPTDGQGFVLVSSQRSLAPVLAYSMTQKFDLQGAPDNLKSWLGNYDQQIKMAAMGRNRVDRKIEEQWSSLSTGVQMELRGASSAGPLLTTKWGQSPLYNQFCPKNGMGQQAVTGCVATAMAQIMKYWSYPTVGQGGTAVDDDTDGSDGISGVFSANISGTVYNWNNMPDVIDANQWASIAQLMRDAGISVGMDYGIKESGAPSEEVPGAMQRFFGYQQSQLLSRDDFDDEEWENLLRNSLNNGVPIYYAGSRKDENGKTRSHAWVCDGYNERFFHMNWGWDGSRQDIWFLLDFLNGKETSPYHYNQRAILGIVPPGCKPNHFSSGVAIANVQVAHWIHANSTVAPMPGVKVVFDAHDEITLLPGFTAVEGSNFTALIEGCGGNNAQNNEAEVLSITAPSEELPSADAAETNTKEKAFGVAPNPFSGSTTVTYTLENEQLVSAQLLDMTGRLMATPLSRQTQVAGTHSFTLDAANLPNGLYFLVMQTGTKRQTQRIILSK, encoded by the coding sequence ATGAAAAAGCAATTGTTTGTTCTCAGCATCAGCATCCTTTTGTGCGCCCTTCATTTGGGCGCACAATCGGTAAGCCCTGAAACCGCCAAAACCGTAGCCCTGCACTTCTTTAATGCCCGCAGTGCGCAAGCTACTCCTGATATGAAGCTGCTTGATCAAAACAGCGCTGAAGCATCTTACTTTATTTTCGAACCTACCGATGGGCAAGGGTTTGTACTTGTGTCTTCCCAACGCAGTTTGGCTCCCGTTTTGGCTTATTCCATGACACAAAAGTTTGACCTCCAGGGCGCTCCCGACAACCTCAAATCATGGTTGGGCAATTACGATCAACAAATCAAAATGGCGGCTATGGGGCGCAATCGAGTTGACCGCAAAATTGAAGAGCAGTGGAGCAGCTTGAGCACTGGTGTACAAATGGAACTAAGAGGTGCCAGCAGCGCAGGGCCACTCCTCACCACCAAATGGGGACAGTCTCCTTTGTACAACCAGTTTTGCCCTAAAAACGGCATGGGTCAGCAAGCAGTGACCGGGTGTGTTGCTACTGCCATGGCGCAAATCATGAAGTACTGGAGCTATCCAACGGTAGGCCAGGGCGGAACAGCAGTTGATGATGATACCGATGGATCTGACGGAATTTCTGGTGTATTTTCTGCCAACATCAGCGGCACTGTTTACAATTGGAACAACATGCCCGATGTGATTGATGCCAATCAGTGGGCCTCGATAGCCCAGTTGATGCGCGATGCTGGAATCAGTGTAGGCATGGATTACGGAATAAAAGAAAGTGGAGCACCTAGCGAAGAAGTTCCGGGTGCCATGCAAAGGTTTTTTGGTTATCAGCAAAGTCAACTGCTGAGCCGTGACGATTTTGACGATGAGGAGTGGGAAAACTTGTTGCGCAATTCGCTCAACAACGGTGTCCCCATCTACTACGCTGGTTCCAGAAAAGATGAAAATGGCAAAACCCGCTCGCATGCCTGGGTATGTGATGGCTACAATGAGCGTTTTTTTCACATGAACTGGGGTTGGGATGGTTCCCGGCAAGATATTTGGTTTCTCCTGGACTTCTTGAATGGCAAAGAAACATCTCCTTACCACTACAACCAAAGAGCCATTTTGGGGATTGTTCCTCCAGGTTGCAAGCCCAATCATTTTTCCAGCGGTGTAGCCATTGCCAATGTTCAGGTAGCCCATTGGATACATGCCAACTCAACTGTTGCACCAATGCCGGGCGTAAAAGTAGTATTTGATGCCCACGATGAAATTACTTTGTTGCCCGGTTTTACAGCAGTAGAAGGCAGCAATTTCACGGCACTGATCGAAGGTTGCGGTGGCAACAATGCCCAAAACAACGAAGCCGAGGTGCTGTCAATTACTGCCCCCTCCGAGGAATTGCCCAGCGCCGATGCAGCGGAAACCAATACCAAGGAAAAGGCTTTTGGTGTAGCGCCTAATCCTTTCTCAGGGAGCACGACTGTTACTTATACCCTTGAAAACGAACAACTCGTATCTGCGCAATTGCTGGATATGACAGGTAGGCTGATGGCCACACCTCTGTCTCGTCAAACGCAGGTTGCGGGTACACACAGCTTTACTTTGGACGCCGCAAACTTACCCAATGGCCTTTATTTTTTGGTCATGCAGACGGGCACAAAAAGGCAAACCCAACGGATAATCCTTTCGAAATAA